The following are encoded together in the Astyanax mexicanus isolate ESR-SI-001 chromosome 8, AstMex3_surface, whole genome shotgun sequence genome:
- the elp5 gene encoding elongator complex protein 5, producing the protein MLTEVLQGSDSGGIVIIRDTSSYSGRDLLKYCINCALKREEDVHVLGFEVPEQELRSELDSNNKHLFHFHNAYSDPLGWRKQSSFTVEQFSAENITRLVRETKHAKASVLVIDSLSWIERHHNPVAICQQLHKLKKGGAIRTICCLLHMDLHQQGIVESICHLANTVITVTAVNNALYAEAKTTHRKKSGKVMQEEEFFTVMENLSLSIEKRPSQSGHAQVHSDAKVDPASNLTFNLRLSEVEREAKEKVALPFVFSQEKKSALLKKGQGSGRIIYEPDANDDFDEEDPDDDLDI; encoded by the exons ATGTTGACAGAAGTGTTACAGGGATCAGATTCAGGAGGAATCGTTATTATTCGAG ACACCTCCTCTTATTCTGGACGTGACCTGCTTAAGTATTGCATAAATTGTGCTTTAAAAAG GGAAGAGGATGTCCATGTGTTGGGCTTTGAAGTTCCTGAACAAGAATTGAGATCAGAATTGGACAGTAATAACAAACACTT GTTTCACTTTCACAATGCTTATTCTGACCCTTTGGGCTGGAGGAAGCAGTCCTCGTTTACAGTGGAGCAGTTCAGTGCTGAAAACATTACACGGTTGGTTCGTGAGACAAAACATGCTAAAGCCTCAGTTCTCGTCATTGACTCATTGTCTTGGATTGAAAGGCATCATAATCCTGTTGCCATTTGTCAGCAACTTCACAAGCTCAAAAAAG GTGGCGCTATTAGGACGATTTGTTGTCTCCTGCACATGGATCTTCATCAGCAGGGAATTGTTGAAAGTATATGCCACTTAGCCAATACTGTAATCACGGTGACAGCTGTGAATAATGCACTGTATGCTGAGGCCAAAACAACTCACCGTAAAAAATCTGGAAAGGTTATGCAAGAG GAGGAGTTTTTCACGGTGATGGAAAATTTATCACTGTCTATAGAGAAAAGGCCCAGCCAGTCTGGACATGCACAGGTGCACTCAGATGCAAAG GTGGATCCGGCGTCAAACTTGACCTTTAATCTTCGCTTGTCTGAAGTGGAGAGGGAAGCAAAGGAAAAAGTTGCTCTACCCTTTGTCTTCAGCCAAGAAAA gaAATCTGCTCTGTTGAAGAAAGGTCAGGGTTCTGGAAGGATTATATATGAACCTGACGCCAATGATGACTTTGATGAAGAAGACCCAGATGATGACCTTGAcatctaa
- the ctdnep1b gene encoding CTD nuclear envelope phosphatase 1B, which yields MVDMLKTRQCMLCVRTFFGVTSKIWSFFLYILRKHLRTIIQYQTVRYDTLPLSPLSRNRLNAVRRKILVLDLDETLIHSHHDGVLRPTVRPGTPPDFILKVVIDRHPVRFFVHKRPHVDFFLEVVSQWYELVVFTASMEIYGCAVADKLDNNKGILNRRYYRQHCTLDLGSYIKDLSVVHADLSSIVILDNSPGAYRSHPDNAIPIKSWFSDPSDTALLNLLPMLDALRFTSDVRSVLSRNLHQHRLW from the exons ATGGTTGACATGCTGAAGACTCGGCAGTGCATGCTGTGTGTCCGCACTTTCTTCGGCGTTACGTCCAAAATATGGAGCTTCTTTTTATACATTCTCAGGAAACACCTCCGGACG ATAATTCAGTATCAGACAGTCCGATATGATACCTTACCCCTGTCACCGCTCTCCAGAAACAGACTAA ATGCAGTAAGGCGAAAGATTCTTGTTTTAGATCTTGATGAGACACTTATTCACTCTCACCATGACGGGGTATTGAGACCGACGGTACGACCTGGCACTCCTCCAGACTTCATCCTCAAA GTTGTTATAGATCGGCATCCAGTACGATTTTTCGTGCATAAAAGGCCCCATGTGGACTTCTTCTTAGAGGTGGTGAGTCAGTGGTACGAGCTGGTAGTCTTCACTGCTAGTATGGAAATCTATGGCTGTGCAGTAGCCGACAAGCTAGACAACAACAAAGGCATCCTGAATCGCAGATACTACAGACAG CATTGTACATTGGATTTAGGGAGTTATATAAAAGACCTGTCTGTCGTACACGCTGACCTTTCCAGTATAGTAATTCTTGACAACTCGCCTGGGGCATATCGCAGCCATCCAG ATAATGCAATACCCATAAAGTCGTGGTTTAGCGACCCCAGTGACACAGCACTTCTTAACCTGCTGCCAATGCTGGATGCATTAAG ATTTACCTCTGATGTCCGGTCCGTCCTTAGCCGAAACCTCCACCAGCACCGACTTTGGTGA